In the genome of Aedes aegypti strain LVP_AGWG chromosome 2, AaegL5.0 Primary Assembly, whole genome shotgun sequence, the window TCATGTGGCCGCGTGTGAAAATCTGGGACGTTATCTAGTGCTCCGACAAAAGTTCGCTGAATGGTTCCAAAAGTTGGACGTGAGCGAACCTTGGGTGGATGAGATGATCGACGACTGGCCCATTTTGCCGCTAGGATACGACGATCGAGGACGATTAGTGATCATGATCAAGATGGGCAATTTCAAAGTGGAGCGGTTCAACAACGTTGACCAAATccggatgatgatgatgatattggAAAGTTACTACGAGGAGGAGAAGATGCAGGTCGCAGGGTGCGTTTACGTGTTCGAGGATACCGGGTTGACGATGAGTCACGTCGCTCAATGGTCCTTGACGGATATCAAGAATTTCGTAGACGCTGTGAACCACACCATTCCGATGAGGATCAAAGAAGTACACGCGGTGAATCTACCGAGGTATGCGGTGGCTGTTGCGGAGTTGTGTTTGGGGTTCGCAAGTGCAAAACTAAAAGCTCGAGTGCATGTTAGTACAGAGAATTAAGTGATAATGTGTTCTTGATTATTAATGTTCACCATTCCCGATGCAGTGTCATCGTACCATGGAGTCGCTGACGAAAATGGTGGCGCAGTCCATGTTACCCAAGGAGTACGGTGGAGAAGCTCCCATAGCCGACTTCAAGAAGCAGCTTCGAGAACGTTTGACCAAAAATCGTGATATCATTTTGGGACTGGATCAAATGGAAGTTGATCAGTCCAAGTACGCAACGTTGTGGAAAGACGGAGGTCCGTCTGGGGATGGTGCTTGCGGTACGAGGGATACCTTCGGAGTAGTGGGAAGCTTCCGAAAGCTGAATGTTGATTAAGTAGGTTgtaaatttattgaaatcaaGTTGAATAAACTGGCGAATTGCGTGCTTCGTGTAATCATTGGCATTCTTTACGTTAATGGCCGGAATGGCCAGAGGTATACAGTGGTCCTTGACGAGATAGGCGTATCCTTGACGGGATTCTGGTAGGATACATCACACCAGCCAAGAGGACGAATTCATAGGCAAAGCACGGAAGGTCTTGATAATACACTTCTACTAAATTTAACGGATACCAGTCTCTTCATTTATTCATATTGATGTCCATCGTTCGTTTTGTCTTGGTTAGATTTGCCGATTATTGTAATGTTGATTTGTG includes:
- the LOC5574846 gene encoding alpha-tocopherol transfer protein-like, coding for MIDDWPILPLGYDDRGRLVIMIKMGNFKVERFNNVDQIRMMMMILESYYEEEKMQVAGCVYVFEDTGLTMSHVAQWSLTDIKNFVDAVNHTIPMRIKEVHAVNLPRYAVAVAELCLGFASAKLKARVHCHRTMESLTKMVAQSMLPKEYGGEAPIADFKKQLRERLTKNRDIILGLDQMEVDQSKYATLWKDGGPSGDGACGTRDTFGVVGSFRKLNVD